A single Eubalaena glacialis isolate mEubGla1 chromosome 18, mEubGla1.1.hap2.+ XY, whole genome shotgun sequence DNA region contains:
- the TEAD2 gene encoding transcriptional enhancer factor TEF-4 isoform X2 yields MGEPRAGAPLDDGSGWTGSEEGSEEGTGGSEGAGGDGGPDAEGVWSPDIEQSFQEALAIYPPCGRRKIILSDEGKMYGRNELIARYIKLRTGKTRTRKQVSSHIQVLARRKSREIQSKLKDQVSKDKAFQTMATMSSAQLISAPSLQAKLGPAGPQAPELFQFWSGGSGPPWNVPDVKPFSQTPFSLSLTPPSTDLPGYEPPQALSSPALPPPAPSPPAWQARALGTARLQLVEFSAFVEPPDAADSYQRHLFVHISQHCPSPGAPPLESVDVRQIYDKFPEKKGGLRELYDRGPPHAFFLVKFWADLNWGPSGEEVGAGGSSGGFYGVSSQYESLEHMTLTCSSKVCSFGKQVVEKVETERAQLEDGRFVYRLLRSPMCEYLVNFLHKLRQLPERYMMNSVLENFTILQVVTNRDTQELLLCTAYVFEVSTSERGAQHHIYRLVRD; encoded by the exons atgggggAACCGCGGGCTGGGGCCCCCCTGGATGATGGCAGCGGCTGGACAGGAAGTGAGGAAGGAAGCGAGGAGGGCACTGGCGGCAgtgagggggcggggggagacggGGGCCCAGACGCAGAGGGTGTCTGGAGTCCAGACATCGAGCAGAGCTTCCAGGAGGCCCTGGCCATCTACCCACCCTGTGGCCGGCGGAAAATCATCCTGTCCGATGAAGGCAAGATGTATG GTCGGAATGAACTGATTGCCCGCTATATCAAGCTGAGAACAGGGAAGACTCGAACTCGCAAACAG GTCTCTAGTCATATCCAGGTTTTGGCCCGAAGGAAATCGAGGGAAATCCAGTCCAAGCTCAAG GACCAGGTGTCCAAGGACAAGGCTTTCCAGACAATGGCCACCATGTCCTCAGCCCAGCTCATCTCAGCACCTTCCCTGCAGGCCAAACTTGGTCCCGCCGGTCCTCAG gCCCCAGAGCTTTTCCAGTTTTGGTCGGGGGGTTCTGGGCCCCCCTGGAATGTTCCAGA TGTGAAGCCATTCTCGCAGACACCGTTCTCCTTGTCACTGACTCCTCCATCTACTGACCTCCCAG ggTACGAGCCCCCCCAAGCCCTCTCATCTCCTGCtttgcccccacctgccccatcaCCCCCAGCCTGGCAGGCTCGGGCTCTGGGCACTGCTCGGTTGCAGCTGGTGGAGTTCTCGGCCTTTGTGGAACCTCCGGATGCAGCTGACTCT TACCAGAGGCACCTGTTCGTACACATCAGCCAGCACTGCCCCAGCCCCGGAGCGCCCCCCCTCGAGAGTGTGGACGTCCGGCAGATCTATGACAAATTCCCTGAGAAAAAGGGTGGTCTGCGGGAGCTGTATGATCGTGGGCCCCCCCACGCCTTCTTCCTGGTCAAGTTCTGG GCGGACCTGAACTGGGGCCCGAGTGGCGAGGAGGTGGGGGCCGGCGGTAGCAGTGGTGGCTTCTATGGAGTGAGCAGCCAGTACGAGAGCCTGGAGCACATGACCCTCACCTGTTCCTCCAAGGTCTGCTCCTTTGGCAAGCAGGTGGTGGAGAAGgtggag ACGGAGCGTGCCCAGCTGGAGGACGGGAGGTTCGTGTACCGCCTGCTGCGCTCACCCATGTGTGAGTACCTGGTGAATTTTCTGCACAAGCTGCGGCAGCTGCCCGAGCGCTATATGATGAACAGTGTCCTGGAGAACTTCACCATCCTCCAG GTGGTGACAAACAGAGACACCCAGGAACTGCTGCTCTGCACCGCCTATGTCTTCGAGGTCTCCACCAGTGAGCGGGGGGCCCAGCACCACATTTACCGCCTGGTCAGGGACTGA
- the TEAD2 gene encoding transcriptional enhancer factor TEF-4 isoform X3, translated as MGEPRAGAPLDDGSGWTGSEEGSEEGTGGSEGAGGDGGPDAEGVWSPDIEQSFQEALAIYPPCGRRKIILSDEGKMYGRNELIARYIKLRTGKTRTRKQVSSHIQVLARRKSREIQSKLKALNVDQVSKDKAFQTMATMSSAQLISAPSLQAKLGPAGPQAPELFQFWSGGSGPPWNVPDVKPFSQTPFSLSLTPPSTDLPGYEPPQALSSPALPPPAPSPPAWQARALGTARLQLVEFSAFVEPPDAADSYQRHLFVHISQHCPSPGAPPLESVDVRQIYDKFPEKKGGLRELYDRGPPHAFFLVKFWADLNWGPSGEEVGAGGSSGGFYGVSSQYESLEHMTLTCSSKTERAQLEDGRFVYRLLRSPMCEYLVNFLHKLRQLPERYMMNSVLENFTILQVVTNRDTQELLLCTAYVFEVSTSERGAQHHIYRLVRD; from the exons atgggggAACCGCGGGCTGGGGCCCCCCTGGATGATGGCAGCGGCTGGACAGGAAGTGAGGAAGGAAGCGAGGAGGGCACTGGCGGCAgtgagggggcggggggagacggGGGCCCAGACGCAGAGGGTGTCTGGAGTCCAGACATCGAGCAGAGCTTCCAGGAGGCCCTGGCCATCTACCCACCCTGTGGCCGGCGGAAAATCATCCTGTCCGATGAAGGCAAGATGTATG GTCGGAATGAACTGATTGCCCGCTATATCAAGCTGAGAACAGGGAAGACTCGAACTCGCAAACAG GTCTCTAGTCATATCCAGGTTTTGGCCCGAAGGAAATCGAGGGAAATCCAGTCCAAGCTCAAG GCCCTGAATGTG GACCAGGTGTCCAAGGACAAGGCTTTCCAGACAATGGCCACCATGTCCTCAGCCCAGCTCATCTCAGCACCTTCCCTGCAGGCCAAACTTGGTCCCGCCGGTCCTCAG gCCCCAGAGCTTTTCCAGTTTTGGTCGGGGGGTTCTGGGCCCCCCTGGAATGTTCCAGA TGTGAAGCCATTCTCGCAGACACCGTTCTCCTTGTCACTGACTCCTCCATCTACTGACCTCCCAG ggTACGAGCCCCCCCAAGCCCTCTCATCTCCTGCtttgcccccacctgccccatcaCCCCCAGCCTGGCAGGCTCGGGCTCTGGGCACTGCTCGGTTGCAGCTGGTGGAGTTCTCGGCCTTTGTGGAACCTCCGGATGCAGCTGACTCT TACCAGAGGCACCTGTTCGTACACATCAGCCAGCACTGCCCCAGCCCCGGAGCGCCCCCCCTCGAGAGTGTGGACGTCCGGCAGATCTATGACAAATTCCCTGAGAAAAAGGGTGGTCTGCGGGAGCTGTATGATCGTGGGCCCCCCCACGCCTTCTTCCTGGTCAAGTTCTGG GCGGACCTGAACTGGGGCCCGAGTGGCGAGGAGGTGGGGGCCGGCGGTAGCAGTGGTGGCTTCTATGGAGTGAGCAGCCAGTACGAGAGCCTGGAGCACATGACCCTCACCTGTTCCTCCAAG ACGGAGCGTGCCCAGCTGGAGGACGGGAGGTTCGTGTACCGCCTGCTGCGCTCACCCATGTGTGAGTACCTGGTGAATTTTCTGCACAAGCTGCGGCAGCTGCCCGAGCGCTATATGATGAACAGTGTCCTGGAGAACTTCACCATCCTCCAG GTGGTGACAAACAGAGACACCCAGGAACTGCTGCTCTGCACCGCCTATGTCTTCGAGGTCTCCACCAGTGAGCGGGGGGCCCAGCACCACATTTACCGCCTGGTCAGGGACTGA
- the TEAD2 gene encoding transcriptional enhancer factor TEF-4 isoform X1: MGEPRAGAPLDDGSGWTGSEEGSEEGTGGSEGAGGDGGPDAEGVWSPDIEQSFQEALAIYPPCGRRKIILSDEGKMYGRNELIARYIKLRTGKTRTRKQVSSHIQVLARRKSREIQSKLKALNVDQVSKDKAFQTMATMSSAQLISAPSLQAKLGPAGPQAPELFQFWSGGSGPPWNVPDVKPFSQTPFSLSLTPPSTDLPGYEPPQALSSPALPPPAPSPPAWQARALGTARLQLVEFSAFVEPPDAADSYQRHLFVHISQHCPSPGAPPLESVDVRQIYDKFPEKKGGLRELYDRGPPHAFFLVKFWADLNWGPSGEEVGAGGSSGGFYGVSSQYESLEHMTLTCSSKVCSFGKQVVEKVETERAQLEDGRFVYRLLRSPMCEYLVNFLHKLRQLPERYMMNSVLENFTILQVVTNRDTQELLLCTAYVFEVSTSERGAQHHIYRLVRD, from the exons atgggggAACCGCGGGCTGGGGCCCCCCTGGATGATGGCAGCGGCTGGACAGGAAGTGAGGAAGGAAGCGAGGAGGGCACTGGCGGCAgtgagggggcggggggagacggGGGCCCAGACGCAGAGGGTGTCTGGAGTCCAGACATCGAGCAGAGCTTCCAGGAGGCCCTGGCCATCTACCCACCCTGTGGCCGGCGGAAAATCATCCTGTCCGATGAAGGCAAGATGTATG GTCGGAATGAACTGATTGCCCGCTATATCAAGCTGAGAACAGGGAAGACTCGAACTCGCAAACAG GTCTCTAGTCATATCCAGGTTTTGGCCCGAAGGAAATCGAGGGAAATCCAGTCCAAGCTCAAG GCCCTGAATGTG GACCAGGTGTCCAAGGACAAGGCTTTCCAGACAATGGCCACCATGTCCTCAGCCCAGCTCATCTCAGCACCTTCCCTGCAGGCCAAACTTGGTCCCGCCGGTCCTCAG gCCCCAGAGCTTTTCCAGTTTTGGTCGGGGGGTTCTGGGCCCCCCTGGAATGTTCCAGA TGTGAAGCCATTCTCGCAGACACCGTTCTCCTTGTCACTGACTCCTCCATCTACTGACCTCCCAG ggTACGAGCCCCCCCAAGCCCTCTCATCTCCTGCtttgcccccacctgccccatcaCCCCCAGCCTGGCAGGCTCGGGCTCTGGGCACTGCTCGGTTGCAGCTGGTGGAGTTCTCGGCCTTTGTGGAACCTCCGGATGCAGCTGACTCT TACCAGAGGCACCTGTTCGTACACATCAGCCAGCACTGCCCCAGCCCCGGAGCGCCCCCCCTCGAGAGTGTGGACGTCCGGCAGATCTATGACAAATTCCCTGAGAAAAAGGGTGGTCTGCGGGAGCTGTATGATCGTGGGCCCCCCCACGCCTTCTTCCTGGTCAAGTTCTGG GCGGACCTGAACTGGGGCCCGAGTGGCGAGGAGGTGGGGGCCGGCGGTAGCAGTGGTGGCTTCTATGGAGTGAGCAGCCAGTACGAGAGCCTGGAGCACATGACCCTCACCTGTTCCTCCAAGGTCTGCTCCTTTGGCAAGCAGGTGGTGGAGAAGgtggag ACGGAGCGTGCCCAGCTGGAGGACGGGAGGTTCGTGTACCGCCTGCTGCGCTCACCCATGTGTGAGTACCTGGTGAATTTTCTGCACAAGCTGCGGCAGCTGCCCGAGCGCTATATGATGAACAGTGTCCTGGAGAACTTCACCATCCTCCAG GTGGTGACAAACAGAGACACCCAGGAACTGCTGCTCTGCACCGCCTATGTCTTCGAGGTCTCCACCAGTGAGCGGGGGGCCCAGCACCACATTTACCGCCTGGTCAGGGACTGA